From the genome of Deinococcus sp. QL22, one region includes:
- a CDS encoding helix-turn-helix domain-containing protein, translating to MDTNVRIRHHMRQAVKDQGLTHAKLARLLAIQPPAVSQLMSGTYGKVPQSLIDALTVLGLELTVVKAADAPHMSEIQAKAEAMSLLSMNPWGKKPKGLEEPVEVTGPAFEELLQLHRGPDL from the coding sequence ATGGACACAAACGTTCGTATCCGGCATCACATGCGACAGGCCGTGAAAGACCAAGGTCTAACGCACGCCAAGCTCGCGCGGCTATTAGCTATCCAACCCCCAGCCGTCTCTCAACTGATGAGCGGTACATACGGCAAAGTTCCTCAAAGCCTGATTGATGCTTTAACCGTTTTAGGACTCGAATTGACAGTCGTCAAAGCTGCCGACGCGCCTCATATGAGCGAAATTCAGGCGAAGGCAGAGGCTATGAGCCTGCTCAGCATGAATCCTTGGGGCAAGAAACCGAAGGGACTTGAAGAGCCGGTAGAAGTCACAGGCCCTGCATTTGAGGAGCTGCTTCAACTCCATCGTGGGCCTGATCTGTGA